A stretch of DNA from Rhizoctonia solani chromosome 9, complete sequence:
GCCTTTGCCTGATTCGCTTAGGGTGGTAAAAGTTGGGTTGGGAGAATGGTATGGATTGGAAAAGGAGATGGAGTTATGGAAGTTGGAGGCTGCCGATGCAGGAGTGGAAATCGATATAAAGCCTATGGACGAGTGGGGGAGGAGATTGGACGAGAATGGTGCGGTTTTGCCAGGCCAGGAGATTGAGAAGGATGCAGAGTATCAGGATCATGAGAAGCAGACATTTGACAGTCAGGACAAAGACGATGCACTTAAAGATGAGGAGGACGGAGATAAAGTTACTGACGATAGGAAACAACGGACCATGAGGGTGGGCTCTGCTGTGAAAAGTGAGAAGGACGCTACCATAGGCATGGAAAAGAAGATTGCATCTGCAGTGGTATGACACTGTCCACTGTTGTATGTTCTCtgttttcttttcttttttttgaATTATTATTACCCTTACTCTGAACCCAGCTACAAACGCATATGTAGTGAGCTATGAAGGTGTTGACATATAACCGGTATACACTGCGGGAGCCTTATACTGTTCATTGAGAGGCTAAGGTATACAGGCACATCTTCAATGGGACCTGTTTTCACGCAAGATAAACTTCGGTTAATTTCATTCCCGATCAACGTGAACCCAATAAATGGCGCGCATACAAGCCACAACGGCTGTGCCCAGTTTACAGTAAAACAATACGCGCCGACCATCGACTCAAGTGAAGTCCAATTGGCCCGCGAATTCGAAGCGCATCCAAAGAATAGGCGAAAAGCAATGTTCCAATGGGTGGCAGAGGTGACCAGAGGCTCAAGATCAATACTAACATAACATGGATATGCTTCGAGAGTGAGCGGAGGTTTGCGAGCCCGGTACTATTTTCTGAGACGTTTAGGCGATATAGTGGTGGGTAACCGGCAGTCCATATCATGGAGAAGGCGACGATCAAAGAAAATCCCGAAGTATAAATTCGTGTAAATGCTGTTGGTCGTCAGTAGCGTCCGAATAATACTATAATGCTCGGCCTGCAAGCACGCCACTGCGTTATTAAGCTCCCCTCTCGTCTGAGTTATCGCAGGGACTAATTTGAGCTCATATTTAAGCGTCACCTTGGTCAAATAGTCATACCCTAGGCTGAAACGTAAGTTCAATCTTTGTATCCACATTTAAACATTCCATTCCGGGAATCACTGTAATTCTACGGGGGCAGGCTTTTTgagtatatatatgcgtaaaTAGTGCTGAGAAGACTGGTTTCCACATCAAGCCATGATCAGCAAAGGCCCACCTCAAATAGCTGTCCCGTAGCCAAATCGTAGCCACCCACTACAAGCCACATCACGTGATGACACTTCCTGTTTCCAACCAGCAGCTCGGAGTCTCAAAACCATACACTGAAATAAAAATCGAAACCATACACTGAAATAAAAATCGAATCCACTTATGGGGCTATTCAAACATCTGTGCTTCTAGTTGGACTTCTCCACTCATTTTCTCTAATTAATCACCGATCTGCCAGCACATACGGACCGTCTCCCGGGCCGAGCACATCAACTGTCTCTTCGCTGCATTGGAACACTGTCGCATGACCAAGGGTATCTAGCGAAGAATCCACATCTCATATTATTTTTCATCAGATCTCGACTGCCATGGCTATTTAAAGAGGCTAGGCACAGTGCTGGTGCCAGACTTTGGATACTATGACTACTGCTACATTCTTTTCGCTCCTTTCGCTCAGTTTACTAGGCCAAGTCTACGGGCTTAAGCCTTACACAGGTGTGTTTGATCGGATGTGTTTGAAGCTATAGCCGACGTTTTCCCTCTAAGGAGCACCCCCAAACCTCCCGTCTAGAAAGCCATTCGGTTTTGCGTCCAAATCTACAGGAGGATCACTCAACGCATCGGCAGTATATCTTGCCACAAACGCGGCTGAATTGAGAGAGGCGCTCGCTTTACCATACACTAAGACAGTCTACGTCAAGGGTGTGATCAACGGCAACGAATTCGATGATGGTGAGTATTTTCTTACTCTCAAGGTATTTATGTTGATCGGTGTGTAGGTACCCGGGCTTCATGCCAGGATTATATCGACGCTACGGGGTCCGCGGGTGCTGCGATTCGTACATATAACTTTACCGAGTACATCTACAGTCTAAATTCTACCTACCTCGCCGAAGTCtcggcagcagcagcagccaaCAAGCCCTTCAACGGTCGAAACGCAACGGAGTATCGCTCTTACCTTGGAAAGCTTAATGGTTGGAGACCAGTTGTCTCCAACACACAAAAGGCTACCGTCGGTTTCCGAGTTCCAAGCAATACGTCCATCATCGGGCTCGACTCGAGTGCCGCGCTGAATGGAATTAATCTCTACTTGAACTCGGTGGACAACATCTGGATTCGAAACCTCAAGCTGGTGTCTCCTGCAGATTGTTTCCCTGCACCTGAGACGTACCCGAGTTCATGGAATGCCAAGTGAGCGTAATTTGATTTCGTATCTTCATAAAGGTACTAATTGGCGCAGGTTCGACGCGGTTGGGTTGGTTACTGCCACGAATGTTTGGGTCGATGGATGTGAACTGCAAGATCAGCTAAATGGGGAATATGTAGACCCCGATATTATTCCGCCTGGTTGGGAGGTATGTTCAACACTAATTTAATGAAGACATCAAACTTATTCTTGTTACTTAGGTTGATCGTTTTGATGGTACGGCTAGGAGCACCAAACAGGGCCTGAATATATGCTGACTCGTCTCTAGGTCTCTTTGATTGCGAAGATGGTTCTGATAACGTAACTTTCTCACATAACATTGTCAAAAACCACCACAAATCCCTCTTACTAGGAGGCGGAGCTAAAGAAGCCGACCGCGACCTGGGCAAGATGCGATTTACCATCTTTGGAAATCACTTCCAGAACTCGGCCTCGCGCAACCCTTTGATGCGATTCGGTTCATACGACATTGCCGCCAACCTATTTGAATCGACGAATAACAAAAATCCGGTTTACAAACGTGCAACTGCCCCTGCCGATGCAGTATTCCAATACCACATGGGAGTTTACAACCAGTCGCGGGTGCAGCTCCAAGACAATGTGTTTATTCAGACCGGCTCGGTTCCGGACGATATCTCTAGAATTTTCACCGTTACTGAAAATTTGTTGAAGGATAGACCTGCCAAGCTATGTGTCCGCCCTGGTTCATTCACATCCACGATGAATACCAAGGCGGTGGACCTAGTGGGGGCTGCCAAGGGCGCGCTAGATTATGCCGTGAGCAAGGGAAGGGCCGTGGCAGCCGGTCTGGTATTTACGTGTGATGGGTTTACGGCGGTTGGGACGCCTGTGTCTACCGCGTTCAAGACCTATAGTGAGGTACAGGCATATGTCCGGGCCCAATCTGGACAAAAGAAATAAGGATTCAGGCAGTGTTTTTGTAAATTAGTAGTGTGATTAGTCCAAGGGCTTAGACCCTGGAAGTGTCCTATTCTTGACAATTGCACGTGCTAGGCGACTTCTTGTGTAAGCTGGGCGGCTTCGGTTGTTGTTGGCTGGGGGGAGTCCGGATCCTGAGTCCGAAGCACATTGACGGTGACTGCGGTAACAAGTTACTCACTTCAACGTAACCTCCACTACGTGCCTCACCTGCAATCGGCCTCACCGGCGTCATTGCAGTGCACAGGCTCATCGAAATTTATTTTTAAACAACTCTCGGCATCCGAGTCCGAGGCTCATACACTCACCCTCCTTTTCCTAGCCCAATAAACCTATATACTTCATGGTTGCTACGTGCGAGTCTGAAAATACTGAGGCCATCGATCAGAGTTCGTTCTGGGATGAGGTAAGTGTTTTAATCGTGAGTTGTGCACTGGCTGATAGGCGTCTATTTAAGAGTGGGATTCATTGGGATGCCCATCGTATTGGCTGGGCCATATCTGGAGCCTTTGCATTAGCAGTAGGTCATTAGCCATGCCGTGCTGGACTATTGTTCATGAGCGTTGTTAGGCCACTATTATCACGATCATAAGCGTTGGGAGACATGCCAGGTATATATATTACGAAGCGACTTATGAATTGATTGGGTTAATTCAATCGGCAGGCACTATTATGTACCAAACGAACAACGGCAAATAATCGTGAGTCACTCCATAATTGATTGATGCAGCTGCTTGAGTATATCACAGAGAATTCTTTACATGCCGTTAGTATACGCCATCATCAGCTGGCTCTCATACCGCTTCTTCCGAGCTTATACGTGAGTGTACTTGTATCGTTTCATATCCATGTCTGATCTTTGGGTGTCAGGTACTATTCTTTTGTGGTCATCAGTTGGTCATTCGGGACTCTTCTGTGTGATTAGATTACTCATCCCGTGATACAGTCTACGAAGCCATCACAATCTCGGCTTTTATGTATGTCGATCGCCTTGTTGCCTATCATACCTTTGGTTAACATCAGGAAACCCAGGCTTCTGATCATACAGTATGTTGCTTCTACGTCCTCAGGAAAGACTGCCGAAGGTGCATTGGCAAGAAAAAACAAAGAGAAACTCCCTATACCTGTGCGTTTTCCTTCCTTCGTACGATTCACTTGTAACCAACCTTTCTACAGTTTTGTTGCTGGCGTTATAGGCCTACAAAGGCTTACTTCATGTACACCATCAAGGTGCACCAACTTGATAGCTCATTCTTCCTGAATTAATTTTTCTATACAGTGGTCTGTTCTTCAATATGTGATTATTCGACCTGCCGTATCGATCATTGGTATCATTTGCGAAGCTCTCCACATACTATGTCAGTCTAGCTGGAGCTACAAACACCCAAGCGTGTACCTGACTGCTGTGGATTTTGTCAGTATCAGGTATGTCAAGCTGTTTTACACTTCAAACCCGTCTTGACGCCCTATTCGGGATAGCGTGGCACTTTATGGCCTGGTAAGGACGCCGAGATATCTATTTTCCCTGGGCTCATTTTTGGTTTAGATTCTCTTTTATGATCTCACAAAGCAAGAGCTGAATGGGCGCAGACCACTCGCAAAGTTCCTAACAATCAAACTCATTGTCATGTGCACCTTCTATCAAGAGTTTGTGGTATGTCTCCCCGACTTTCAGATGCAACCTTGGAAATTTACCCGAGCCTCTGACGCCCCCACCCTTTCCAGTTTGATGCGCTGCAAAACCACGGCATAATCAAGGCAACGGAGTACTGGACGGGGTCCAATATCGCCGACGGGCTCAATGCGCTCGCCATAACCATCGAAATGGTTTTATTTGCTTTCTTCATGATGGTAAGCCCCCGGATTACTATCCGAATCAGGACGCTAACCCCGGCTCCAGTGGGCATATCCCATTTCGGAATATACTCGCCCTGAACTACCCAAAACGTCAGCTAAGCGTGCAATTATTGACAGCTTAAACTTTGGTTCGTAGTCTAAAGTAACTGATCTATTC
This window harbors:
- a CDS encoding pectate lyase encodes the protein MHSVSRRIHSSSTWLKKLKIPDTDVPKKPHIPSPKEKELMFKRRVEKAERDERVDISMSLTEVKTYQGGFTQPRNLRASNWFPGGTYIAKNKVYEKPLDSAYTPHTVYILESRYPIKTEEAGRPDVPEHIVDVIHQPLWLRHLKYKNSTKVGGHTRLSMDAAWWPFLSRRIRKTEPEVWWEKGEDPEQLRLEALGLTESDGPPEPLREFYKDITQYRANGSKIVEVTPTKTISPQRKGMSIGEIRAEYEPLLEKEPFWRPLVAVTLATRPLANTLVRLCRSLPRGLAFYASIDTHDRKTVLSFPDRMRLLRLRRMRELTIEIARRLEGYYGGFIGIRFNQNDKGRAIRGERLEQPLPDSLRVVKVGLGEWYGLEKEMELWKLEAADAGVEIDIKPMDEWGRRLDENGAVLPGQEIEKDAEYQDHEKQTFDSQDKDDALKDEEDGDKVTDDRKQRTMRVGSAVKSEKDATIGMEKKIASAVHIRTVSRAEHINCLFAALEHCRMTKGQVYGLKPYTGAPPNLPSRKPFGFASKSTGGSLNASAVYLATNAAELREALALPYTKTVYVKGVINGNEFDDGTRASCQDYIDATGSAGAAIRTYNFTEYIYSLNSTYLAEVSAAAAANKPFNGRNATEYRSYLGKLNGWRPVVSNTQKATVGFRVPSNTSIIGLDSSAALNGINLYLNSVDNIWIRNLKLVSPADCFPAPETYPSSWNAKFDAVGLVTATNVWVDGCELQDQLNGEYVDPDIIPPGWEVDRFDGLFDCEDGSDNVTFSHNIVKNHHKSLLLGGGAKEADRDLGKMRFTIFGNHFQNSASRNPLMRFGSYDIAANLFESTNNKNPVYKRATAPADAVFQYHMGVYNQSRVQLQDNVFIQTGSVPDDISRIFTVTENLLKDRPAKLCVRPGSFTSTMNTKAVDLVGAAKGALDYAVSKGRAVAAGLVFTCDGFTAVGTPVSTAFKTYSEVQAYVRAQSGQKK